The Streptomyces sp. V3I7 genome segment CGACGACTGGCCCGGCACCACGGACGCGCTGCTCGACGCGGCGAGCACGCTGTGGCGGCTGGCCGACGAGCACGCGTTGGTGCTCACGGAGGCGTACCGGGCGGCGACCGCGGAGCTCGTGGCCGTCCAGCAACGGCGGCGCTCGGCGTTGGTGGAGGCCTTGTTCACCGGTCGGCCGGTGCGTGACGCCGGACCGTGGGAAGTGGGCAAGCTGCTCGGCCTGCCACTCGACACGAAGCTGGTGGTGGTGGCCGCGGAGACGTGTGGTCTGGCCGAGGAGAGCCTGATCGGGGTGGAGCGGGCTCTCGCCGAGCAGGGCATCGTGTCGGCGTGGCAGCTCACCCCCGCCATGCAGGCCGGTGTGGTGGCGATGCGCGACGGGCAGAGCGCCACGGTGCTCACGACCTTGCGTGCCACGGCTGGTGCGCGTACCGGGGTGAGCCCCTCTTACGTCTCCCTCGCCGATACGCCGCGTGCACTGCACCTGGCCCGGACGGCGCTCGCCGAGATCCCGGCCGGAGAGACCGGCGTACGCGTGTTCAGCAACAGCCCGCTCGCCGCGCTGGTCGCCCTGGACCCGGACGAGGGGCGGAGGCTGGCGGAGGAGGTGCTCGGCCCGGTGGTCAGCCTGCCGCAGGAGGACCGCGACGCGCTCCTGGACACCCTTCACGCGTTCCTGCATCAGGGCGGATCGGCGGACCGGGCCGCCCGGGTCCTGCACTGCCACCCCAACACCGTCCGGTACCGGCTGAACCGGATCCGCGAGCTGACCGGCCGGTCACTGAGCGAGCCGCTCGCCCTCGCCGAACTGGCGACCGCGGCGCAGGCGATACGCATGACCACCGACCGCTCGTGACCCAACGATCCCGGAGGCCGTGAGGGTTGCGGGCGGGGTGGCCGGGTGATCAGGCTCCTTGGAGACTGCCGGTGCCCGGGGAATCTCCGTTCGCGGTGACGCTCGCGGGCGGGGCGGGCGGATCGTCGAGGAAGTCGGCGGTCGGAACGTGGAAGAGGCATCCGGTGACCGCGGTGGAGAAGTCGAGGATCCGGTCGTGCACGTTCGGGCGGTCTCCCAGGAACATGTGCCGCAGCATCTGTTCGGTCACGTCGGGAGTGCGTGCGTAGCCGATGAAGTAGGTGCCGAACTCCCTTTCTCCGATACGGCCGAACGGCATGTTGTCGCGCACGATCTTGCGCTCGTTGCCGTCCTCGTCGGTGATCGTGTTCAGCGCCACGTGGGAGTCCGCGGGTTTGACGTCGTCGGACAGCTCGATGTTGTTCAGCTTTGTCCGGCCGATGACCTTCTCCTGCTCTTCGGTCGAGAGCGTGTTCCAGGCCGTGAGGTCATGCAGGTACTTCTGGACGATGACGTAGCTGCCGCCCGCGAAGTCCCGGTCCTCGTCACCGATGAACACCGCGTCGTCCGCGAGCCGGCCGTCCGGGTTCTCGGTGCCGTCGACGAAGCCGAGGTGGTCCCGCTCGTCGAAGAACTTGAAACCGTGCACCTCGTCCACCACGGTGACCGCCCCGTGAAGCCGTTCACCGATCAGCCGGGCCAGCTCGAAACAAAGGTCCATACGACGGGCCCGCAGGTGGAAGAGGAGGTCACCCGGGGTGGACGGAGCGTGGTGACGGTCGCCGGTCAGCGGCACGAAGGGATGCAGATCGCGGGGACGCGGCCCGTCGAAGAGCCGGTCCCACGCGGTGGAACCTATGCCGACGACGCAGGTGAGCCCGGCGTCCGGATCCCGGAAACCCACCGACCGCTTCAACCCGGCCAGATCCGGGAGCAGTTCGCGGACAACGGCCTCGCGCCCGGACGCGATGGTGCACACGAGGAACACGGCGGCTTCGGCCGGCGGGGCGATCACGGACTGGGACTCGGCCACAGAGCCTGCCTCCTGTTTGTTGCGGCTTCGGTACGGTGCTCGTCGGCTCGGTCTCGACGCGGCCGGATCGGTCAAAATTACGACACTGTCGTGCAGTTGCGCCGCCCAGCCCCGATGTGGGGCCGCTTCCCATCGTGATCAGACCCTAACCCCGGGCGCCACCCGCAGCGGCCCCGGGGGCGACACTGGTAGATGCCACAACGGCCCTTGTGGCACAGCCCAAAGCCGGTTCCCTGACGCAGAACCAGGGGATGCCATGTCGTAGGTTCGGGGCAGTCGGCCGGCCGCGTGGAGGGAGGTCGAGGCCGGTGCCGACGCGGCCAGGGACGCGCAGGCCGACGCGGCCTCCGGACTCCGGGCTCCGGACTCCGGACTCCGCACCCACAAGCGCGCCGAACACCGCGAGGAGTTCCACGAGCGGTGGGAGCGGGTCAAGGACGAGCTTCACCACTGAGCGTGCTCGCCGCGGCAGTTGAAGGCAGAGACGCTCTGGTGAACGACCTTCCGCCCGGCCCGCTGACAGGGAAGCCACGGACATGGACGAGCGACTCGGGCTGTGGAACCGTTACGGCCCCGCAGGCAGTTCCACCGTGTGGCCGCAAGTCGCCCCGGAGAACCTGGAGAACAGAGAGTACCCATGACTGATCAAGACACCTCGACGCAGTCCGCGAAGGGCACCCGGGAGCAGGAGGGCGCCGGGGAGCAGGTGGGCGCCAGGAAGCAGCGGGCTCCGGAGTTCCGCCCGTACCACCATCCCGCGGCCGGCTGGGGCGCGGCCACGAGCGTGTCCCGCTTCCTGCTGCGCGAACGCGAACCGGTCGACGGGCCGCGGGCCATGCTGAAGATGAACCATGAGGACAAGGGCTTCGACTGCCCCGGATGCGCTTGGCCGGACGATCAGAAGGGTCTCCGGCTCGACCTCTGCGAGAACGGGGTCAAGCACGTCACCTGGGAGATGACCCACAAGCGGGTGGGGCCGGAGTTCTTCGCGACGCACACGGTCGCCGAACTGTCCACCTGGAGTGAGGAGGCCCTGGAGCGCCAGGGCCGGTTGACGCATCCGATGGTCTACGACCAGGCCACGGACAAGTACGTGCCCATATCGTGGGGAGACGCCTTCGCGTTGGTGGGCCGGACGCTGCGCGAGCTGGACAGCCCTCACCAGGCCTCGTTCTACACCTCGGGGCGGCTCGGAAACGAGGCGACGTTCCTGTACCAGCTCATGGCACGGGAGTTGGGGACGAACAACCTGCCCGACTGCTCCAACATGTGTCACGAGGCCAGCGGTCGCGCCCTCCAGGCCGCGCTCGGCACGGGCAAGGGCACGGCCGACCTCAAGGACTGGGAGGCCACCGACGCACTGTTCGTCCTCGGGGTCAACGCGGCCTCCAACGCTCCCCGGATGCTGACCTCGCTGGCCGAGGCGTACAAGCGCGGCGCGCAGGTCGTGCACATCAACCCGATCGTCGAGGCCGCCGCGACCCGGACCATCATTCCCCATGACTTCGTCGACATGGCGTTGTTCCGGTCCACTCCCACCAGCACCCTGAATCTTCAGCCGCGGATCGGCGGCGACATGGCCCTGCTGCGCGGAATGGCGAAGACGGTCCTCGCCGCGGCGGAGACCGACCCGAAGGCGCTCGACCAGGAGTTCATCGACCGTCACACGACCGGCTTCGAGGCGTACCGGGCCAAGGTCGAGGCCACTCCGTGGGACGAGATCGAGCGGCAGAGCGGCGTCGGCCGGGCCGACATCGAGAAGGCGGCGCGGGTCTACCTCGAAGCCGACCGGAGCATCTTCAGCTGGTGCCTGGGGATCACGCAGCACGAACACGGGGTCGACACCGTCCGGGAGATCGTCAACCTGCTGCTCCTGAGGGGCAACATCGGCAGGGAGGGAACAGGGCCCTCGCCGGTGCGCGGCCACAGCAACGTGCAGGGCAACCGCACCTGCGGCATCGACCACCGGCCGGCTCCGGAGTTTCTCGACCGTCTGGCCGAGGCCTGCAAGATCGACCCGCCCCGGGAGCACGGGCTGGACACGGTGGCCACCATCGAGGCGATGCACCGTGGTGAGGTCAAGGTGTTCGTCGGCATGGGCGGCAACTTCGCCCTCGCCGCCCCGGACACGCCGTACACCGCCGAGGCGCTGCGCACGTGCGAGCTGACCGTGCAGGTCAGCACCAAGCTGAATCGCAGCCACCTGGTTCACGGGCGTCAGGCGCTCATCCTGCCCTGCCTCGGCCGGACCGAGAAGGACCTCCAGCAGGCCGGTGAGCAGTCCACTTCCGTGGAAGACGCGATGAGCATGGTCCACCTCTCCAAGGGCATGAAGCGACCGGCCTCGCAGCATCTGCTCTCCGAGCCGGCGATCATCGCCGGGATGGCGCGAGCCGCGCTGCCCGACAGCGACACGCCCTGGGAGTGGTACGTCGAGGACTACGACCGTATCCGCGACACCATGGCCGAGGCCCTGGAGGGGTTCGAGGACTTCAACCGCCGCGTACGGCTTCCCCTGGGGTTCCGGATCGAGCAGCCCGCCCGGGAACTCGTGTTCCTCACGCCGTCCGAGCGCGCGGAGTTCTCCGCGGCGGACCTCACCGACGTGGTGCCGGAGAGCGGGATGCTCAAGCTGGGCACGATGCGTTCCCACGACCAGTGGAACACCACGATCTACTCGGACAACGACCGCTACCGTGGCATCAAGAACCTGCGCACGCTGATCTTCATGAACGAGGACGACATGCGCGAGCGCGGGCTGAAGCTTTTCGACGAGGTCGACATCACCAGCGTCGCCAAGGACGGCAGCACTCGAAGTGTGCACGCCTACAAGGTCGTTCCGTACGACATCCCGCAGGGCTGTGCGGCCGGTTACATGCCGGAGATGAACGTGCTGTGCGCCATCGGCGACTACAGCACGCAAAGCGACCAGCCGCTGATGAAGAACGTCAACGTCAGGGTGCGTCCGACGGCTTCCGCAGAGAGCGCCTGACGCGTACGGGCCCTGCCCCCGGGTAGAGGCGGTTGTGCCGCGGGTAGCGGCAGACGAGTCGGGCTGTACGCCGGGTTCTGTCCTCCCAGGTCCTCGCGGGCCTGGGAGCGACGGCCATCCATCTAGGGCCGGCGTTGCCACCGGCCTCGTGCGGTCTACCCGCGGACTCGGGCGGGCAGCCCTCGATCGTCCGCGCAGAGCACTTTTTACGGTGCTCCTTTTGACCTTGCTCCGGGTGGGGTTTACCTAGCTGCCCAGGTCACCCTGGGCACTGGTGGTCTCTTACACCACCGTTTCACCCTTACCGAGGACCGAGGTCCCCGGCGGTCTGTTCTCTGTGGCACTGTCCCGCGGGTCACCCCGGGTGGCCGTTAGCCACCACCCTGCCCTTCGGAGCCCGGACGTTCCTCGGGAAGCCTCCGAAGAGACTCCACGCGGCCGCCCGCCCGGCTCGTCTGCCGTATCGACCATGGTACCGGGCGCTGGGCCGGGGCGGACCCCACGGACGGCTCGGCTCCTCGGCCTCCTCAGAGGAAGTCGGCGGTGTCCAGTTCGAAGGCGAAGGGTTCGGGGAGGGCCAGCGGTTTCCCCAGGGGGCGGGTGCACTGCCCGCGGTACTCGTCCTGCTCCGGTTCGCTGAACAACGTGATCGAGGAGGTTTCACGATCGACGAGCAGGTAGAGAGGGATCCCGCCGCGGGCGTAGCAGCGGCGCTTGGCCTCGCGGTCGGCCTGAGGCTTGGTGGATGTCACCTCAAGGACCAGGGCGACGCCCTCGCAGGGCATCCAGGAGTCGGCGCCTCGGTAGAGCCGCAGTTCCGTCGGCGCGAAGGTGCCGTCCGGAATCGCGTGGTCCTTCGGGCAGGCGAACCCGCTCTTGAGTTTCAAGCCCTTGTTCCCGGAGAAATCCATGTCGGTACGGGACCGCCTGATCACCTGTTTCATGATCAGGTTGATGTAGTCCTCGTGATCCCCGTCCGGCGGCGGCGTCACAACGATCTCCCCCTCGATCAGCTCCGCCCGGAAGCCCTCTGGGGTGTCCAGGGCGAGGAACCCCTCCAGCAGGACTTCCGCCTGCGTAAGCGGCTCATGGGCCATGGCAGTCATGTCACGCCCCTCCTTCGGTCGCTCGCCAGACTGGGACATCGGCTGACCACCTGTCCGAGAGATCGGGAACCCGTCCCTCGATCGTGGCACACGATCAGGGGAACGGTCAGTCACCGAGCCATGGGCCCCGGCCCACGCGATCGGTCCCGGCTGGCGGGTCGCGGCCGTCTCGTACGCTGTCGCAGGGGGTTCAGGGATCCATGCGCTCCATGCGCTGCATGCGTTCCGAGAGATCCAACGGTTGTACGTTCCAAGAAGGAGTCCGTGTGCTTGTCCTGCTGCCGCCCTCCGAAGGCAAGGCGTCCTCGGGGCGTGGTGCCCCGCTCGACCTCGGGGCGCTGTCGCTGCCGGGGCTCGCCGGCGCTCGCGAGGCCGTGCTGAGCGAGCTCGTCGAGCTGTGTGCGGGGGACGAGGAGAAGGCGCGCGAGGTGCTCGGGCTGAGCGAGGGGCTGCGCGGCGAGGTCGGCAAGAACGCGGAGCTGCGGACGGCCGGGGCACGCCCCGCCGGGGAGATCTACACCGGGGTCCTGTACGACGCCCTCGACCTGGCCTCCCTCGACGCCGGCGCCAAGAGGCGTGCCGCCCGCTCGCTGCTGGTGTTCTCGGGGCTGTGGGGCGCGGTCCGGGTGACGGACCGGATCCCGTCGTACCGCTGCTCGATGGGGGTGCGCTTGCCCGGGCTCGGGGCGCTGGGCGCGCACTGGCGCGCGCCTATGGCCGACGTCCTGCCCGAGGCGGCCGGCGACGGGCTCGTCCTCGACCTGCGCTCCTCCGCGTACGCCACCGCCTGGAAGCCGAAGGGCGAGGTGGCCGGACGTACCGCGACCGTGCGGGTCCTGCACGCGCCGACGCGGAAGGTCGTCAGCCACTTCAACAAGGCGACGAAGGGGCGGATCGTGCGGAGTCTGCTGGCGGACGGTGCCGCGCCGAAGGATCCGGCCGGGCTGGTGGAGGCGCTGCGGGATCTCGGGTACGTCGTGGAGTCCGCGGCGCCGTCGAAGGCCGGGCAGGCCTGGGCGCTGGACGTGCTGGTGACCGAGGTCCACTGAGCCGGCCCCGGGGCGCTCAGGGACGCAGGTGAGCCGTGTCGTTGAGCAGCCGTACGCTCGCGTTGCCGTCCGCGTAGTACGCCACCGCCGACAGCGACGCCGCCGACAGTTCCATGCGGAACAGCGACTCGGGCGGGGCGCCCAGGGCGAGACGCACGAACGTCTTGATCGGGGTGACGTGCGTGACGAGGAGCACGGTGCGGCCCGCGTACGCCGCGGTCAGCTTGTCGCGGGTGGCCGCGATCCGGGTCGCGGTCTCGGCGAAGCTCTCGCCGCCGCCGGTGGGCCGCGCCTCGGGGTCGGCGAGCCAGGCGTTCAGGTCGTCCGGGTGGCGCTCGCGTACCTCCCCGAAGGTGAGGCCCTCCCAGGCGCCGAAGTCCGTCTCCCGCAGTCCCTCGTCGATCGTGACGTCGAGCCCGAGACGGGCGGCGACGATCTCGGCCGTCTCGCGGGTACGGGCCAGGGGCGAGGCGACGATCGCCTGGATCGTGCCGCGCCGGGCGAGCGCCGCCGCGACCCGCTCGGCCTGCTCGCGGCCGATCTCCGACAGCGCCGGATCACTGCCGCCGCTGCCCGAGAACCGCTTCTGCGGCGTCAGCGGCGTCTCGCCGTGCCGCAGCAGGACGAAGGTGGCGGGCGCCCCGAGATCGGCGGGGGCGGCCCAGCCGACGGTGGGGGTGGTGGCCGTGGCGTCGGAAGTGGCGACCGTAGCGTCGGGGGTGGTGGCGGTGGTACGGAGGCCGGTCGCGGTGGTCGCCTCACCGGCGGGTGCCGCCGCCGCGTCCAGCTCCGCCGTCGACGCCGACGGCGACCACCGCTCGCCCCGGCCCCCG includes the following:
- a CDS encoding CdaR family transcriptional regulator, with amino-acid sequence MVDRINTDQVGRVREAALAELITWAGQQLPRLIDDVCAAVCERISLYRGDDVVPREDLHRSIALNLGFMVSGLGDPGVSPDLAAPSETGRRRARQRAPLPEVLQVYRIGCSMLFDALMAHARRDDWPGTTDALLDAASTLWRLADEHALVLTEAYRAATAELVAVQQRRRSALVEALFTGRPVRDAGPWEVGKLLGLPLDTKLVVVAAETCGLAEESLIGVERALAEQGIVSAWQLTPAMQAGVVAMRDGQSATVLTTLRATAGARTGVSPSYVSLADTPRALHLARTALAEIPAGETGVRVFSNSPLAALVALDPDEGRRLAEEVLGPVVSLPQEDRDALLDTLHAFLHQGGSADRAARVLHCHPNTVRYRLNRIRELTGRSLSEPLALAELATAAQAIRMTTDRS
- a CDS encoding Dyp-type peroxidase codes for the protein MAESQSVIAPPAEAAVFLVCTIASGREAVVRELLPDLAGLKRSVGFRDPDAGLTCVVGIGSTAWDRLFDGPRPRDLHPFVPLTGDRHHAPSTPGDLLFHLRARRMDLCFELARLIGERLHGAVTVVDEVHGFKFFDERDHLGFVDGTENPDGRLADDAVFIGDEDRDFAGGSYVIVQKYLHDLTAWNTLSTEEQEKVIGRTKLNNIELSDDVKPADSHVALNTITDEDGNERKIVRDNMPFGRIGEREFGTYFIGYARTPDVTEQMLRHMFLGDRPNVHDRILDFSTAVTGCLFHVPTADFLDDPPAPPASVTANGDSPGTGSLQGA
- the yaaA gene encoding peroxide stress protein YaaA → MLVLLPPSEGKASSGRGAPLDLGALSLPGLAGAREAVLSELVELCAGDEEKAREVLGLSEGLRGEVGKNAELRTAGARPAGEIYTGVLYDALDLASLDAGAKRRAARSLLVFSGLWGAVRVTDRIPSYRCSMGVRLPGLGALGAHWRAPMADVLPEAAGDGLVLDLRSSAYATAWKPKGEVAGRTATVRVLHAPTRKVVSHFNKATKGRIVRSLLADGAAPKDPAGLVEALRDLGYVVESAAPSKAGQAWALDVLVTEVH
- a CDS encoding Uma2 family endonuclease, yielding MTAMAHEPLTQAEVLLEGFLALDTPEGFRAELIEGEIVVTPPPDGDHEDYINLIMKQVIRRSRTDMDFSGNKGLKLKSGFACPKDHAIPDGTFAPTELRLYRGADSWMPCEGVALVLEVTSTKPQADREAKRRCYARGGIPLYLLVDRETSSITLFSEPEQDEYRGQCTRPLGKPLALPEPFAFELDTADFL
- a CDS encoding bifunctional RNase H/acid phosphatase, with the protein product MREFIVEADGGSRGNPGPAGYGAVVLDAATGQTLAEAAEYLGTVTNNVAEYQGLVAGLRAAHALDPSAEVHVRMDSKLVVEQMSGRWKIKHPDLKPLATQAARVFPPGRVTYEWIPRERNKHADRLANEAMDAGGRGERWSPSASTAELDAAAAPAGEATTATGLRTTATTPDATVATSDATATTPTVGWAAPADLGAPATFVLLRHGETPLTPQKRFSGSGGSDPALSEIGREQAERVAAALARRGTIQAIVASPLARTRETAEIVAARLGLDVTIDEGLRETDFGAWEGLTFGEVRERHPDDLNAWLADPEARPTGGGESFAETATRIAATRDKLTAAYAGRTVLLVTHVTPIKTFVRLALGAPPESLFRMELSAASLSAVAYYADGNASVRLLNDTAHLRP
- a CDS encoding FdhF/YdeP family oxidoreductase, with the protein product MTDQDTSTQSAKGTREQEGAGEQVGARKQRAPEFRPYHHPAAGWGAATSVSRFLLREREPVDGPRAMLKMNHEDKGFDCPGCAWPDDQKGLRLDLCENGVKHVTWEMTHKRVGPEFFATHTVAELSTWSEEALERQGRLTHPMVYDQATDKYVPISWGDAFALVGRTLRELDSPHQASFYTSGRLGNEATFLYQLMARELGTNNLPDCSNMCHEASGRALQAALGTGKGTADLKDWEATDALFVLGVNAASNAPRMLTSLAEAYKRGAQVVHINPIVEAAATRTIIPHDFVDMALFRSTPTSTLNLQPRIGGDMALLRGMAKTVLAAAETDPKALDQEFIDRHTTGFEAYRAKVEATPWDEIERQSGVGRADIEKAARVYLEADRSIFSWCLGITQHEHGVDTVREIVNLLLLRGNIGREGTGPSPVRGHSNVQGNRTCGIDHRPAPEFLDRLAEACKIDPPREHGLDTVATIEAMHRGEVKVFVGMGGNFALAAPDTPYTAEALRTCELTVQVSTKLNRSHLVHGRQALILPCLGRTEKDLQQAGEQSTSVEDAMSMVHLSKGMKRPASQHLLSEPAIIAGMARAALPDSDTPWEWYVEDYDRIRDTMAEALEGFEDFNRRVRLPLGFRIEQPARELVFLTPSERAEFSAADLTDVVPESGMLKLGTMRSHDQWNTTIYSDNDRYRGIKNLRTLIFMNEDDMRERGLKLFDEVDITSVAKDGSTRSVHAYKVVPYDIPQGCAAGYMPEMNVLCAIGDYSTQSDQPLMKNVNVRVRPTASAESA